A genomic region of Ewingella sp. CoE-038-23 contains the following coding sequences:
- the rlmG gene encoding 23S rRNA (guanine(1835)-N(2))-methyltransferase RlmG, which translates to MSQFELEQGDQLLQLELERYPQDEAATQLQAWEAADEYLLQTLTTDALNGRPVLIFNDAFGTLACALQQFEPTSISDSFMSQLATRHNLRLNHFDESRVAQQSSLVPLPINPGLVVIKIPKTLALLEQQLIALREVVTPDTQIIAGAKARDIHTSTLQLFEKILGPTKTTLAWKKARLIHCQPTLPAQAAEPVTTEWALDDSEFRITNHANVFSRTGLDIGARFFMQHLPEGIEGRIADLGCGNGVIGMTALALNPDAEMLFVDESYMAVESSKLNVENNLPEDISRCQFEVNNMLAGVERESLHAVLCNPPFHQGTVISDDTAWRMFCDAKRCLQTGGELRIVGNRHLDYYQKLRRLFGNCTTIATNQKFVILRAVKSAARG; encoded by the coding sequence ATGAGCCAATTCGAACTCGAACAAGGTGATCAACTGCTGCAACTGGAACTGGAACGTTACCCGCAAGATGAGGCGGCGACGCAGTTGCAGGCATGGGAAGCTGCGGACGAATATCTGCTGCAAACCCTGACCACCGACGCGCTCAATGGCCGTCCTGTCCTGATCTTTAACGACGCTTTCGGCACGCTGGCTTGCGCGCTGCAACAGTTCGAACCGACCAGCATCAGCGACTCCTTTATGAGTCAGCTGGCGACGCGCCACAACCTGCGTTTGAACCATTTCGACGAAAGCCGCGTCGCCCAGCAAAGCAGTCTGGTTCCGCTGCCAATCAATCCTGGCCTGGTGGTTATCAAGATACCAAAAACTTTGGCTCTGCTGGAGCAACAGCTGATTGCCCTGCGCGAAGTGGTGACGCCGGACACGCAGATTATCGCCGGTGCCAAGGCGCGTGACATCCACACCTCCACGCTACAGCTGTTCGAGAAGATTCTTGGTCCGACTAAAACCACGCTGGCGTGGAAGAAGGCTCGCCTGATTCACTGCCAGCCGACTTTGCCTGCGCAAGCCGCCGAGCCTGTTACCACCGAATGGGCGCTGGATGACAGCGAATTTCGCATCACCAACCATGCCAACGTGTTCTCGCGCACCGGGCTGGATATTGGCGCGCGCTTCTTCATGCAACATTTGCCGGAAGGCATTGAAGGGCGGATTGCTGATTTAGGCTGTGGCAATGGCGTGATCGGCATGACCGCGCTGGCGCTGAATCCAGATGCAGAGATGCTGTTTGTCGATGAGTCATACATGGCGGTGGAGTCGAGTAAGCTGAATGTCGAAAACAACCTGCCGGAAGATATCAGCCGCTGTCAGTTTGAAGTGAATAACATGCTGGCCGGCGTTGAGCGCGAAAGCCTGCACGCCGTGCTGTGCAACCCGCCATTCCACCAGGGTACGGTGATCAGCGATGACACCGCGTGGCGCATGTTCTGCGACGCTAAGCGCTGCCTGCAAACCGGCGGCGAGCTGCGCATCGTCGGTAACCGTCATCTGGACTACTACCAGAAGCTGCGCCGCCTGTTCGGCAACTGCACCACCATCGCCACCAATCAGAAATTCGTTATTC